The Streptomyces sp. Alt3 genome has a segment encoding these proteins:
- a CDS encoding carboxymuconolactone decarboxylase family protein: MEARLNVFGNPFAATFLKHINSAGMAVGKSAVPAATQELVKIRASQINGCGFCLDMHTKEAAEAGETALRLNLIAAWREATVFTDAERAALELTEQGTRIADAAGGVTDEAWADAAKHYDEDQLLALVALIAVINTYNRLNVMTRQSAGDYQPGQFG, encoded by the coding sequence ATGGAAGCGCGTCTGAACGTCTTCGGAAACCCCTTCGCGGCCACGTTCCTGAAGCACATCAATTCGGCGGGTATGGCGGTCGGCAAGTCGGCCGTTCCGGCGGCCACGCAGGAACTCGTGAAGATCCGCGCCAGTCAGATCAACGGCTGCGGATTCTGCCTCGACATGCACACCAAGGAAGCCGCCGAGGCCGGTGAGACCGCGCTGCGGCTGAACCTGATCGCGGCCTGGCGGGAGGCCACGGTCTTCACCGACGCCGAGCGCGCCGCCCTGGAACTGACCGAGCAGGGCACGCGCATCGCCGACGCGGCGGGCGGGGTCACGGACGAGGCGTGGGCCGACGCGGCCAAGCACTACGACGAGGACCAGCTCCTCGCCCTGGTGGCCCTCATCGCCGTGATCAACACCTACAACCGGCTGAACGTCATGACCCGGCAGTCGGCCGGGGACTACCAGCCCGGCCAGTTCGGCTGA
- a CDS encoding ADP-ribosylglycohydrolase family protein, whose amino-acid sequence MTTGTTAVWGRAQQQDFRGRVRGSLLGGAIGDALGAGVSGLTLEAIRATHGAEGVADFVPVHGRRGAVTAVTQLTLFTVDGLIRAQVRRDTGAWHPPTDVHRAHLRWAATQSAWGPDERRKDNGWLAREEWLYTRRAPTRECLAGFGDSTMGTLAVPKNPAARDSAALTRSAPFGLLVGWEPQLVLQLAVECAAHTHGHATAQLAAGALAVMVHGLARGETLDGSVQRTLALLAERPGGEQVTDALRQALGSVRQGIPGPALIEALGDTDSAEEVLAVALYCALVGEDMRHGLRLAVNHSGPSAATGAVCGALLGALHGETALPPGWLAELEGRSTLLELSDDFAMEMTQGPALHSPTAAAPGWLARYPRD is encoded by the coding sequence GTGACCACAGGGACCACAGCCGTCTGGGGCCGCGCCCAGCAGCAGGACTTCCGCGGCCGGGTACGGGGGTCCCTGCTCGGCGGGGCCATCGGGGACGCGCTCGGAGCGGGGGTCTCCGGGCTCACCCTGGAGGCGATACGCGCGACCCACGGCGCGGAGGGCGTCGCCGACTTCGTCCCGGTGCACGGCAGACGCGGTGCCGTCACCGCTGTCACCCAGCTCACGCTCTTCACCGTCGACGGGCTGATCCGGGCCCAGGTCCGCCGCGACACCGGAGCCTGGCACCCGCCCACCGACGTGCACCGCGCCCATCTGCGCTGGGCGGCCACCCAGAGCGCCTGGGGGCCCGACGAGCGTCGCAAGGACAACGGCTGGCTGGCCAGGGAGGAGTGGCTCTACACCCGCCGCGCCCCCACCAGGGAGTGCCTGGCCGGCTTCGGTGACTCCACGATGGGCACGCTCGCCGTACCCAAGAACCCGGCGGCACGGGACTCGGCCGCGCTCACCCGCTCAGCGCCCTTCGGGCTGCTCGTCGGCTGGGAGCCCCAGCTCGTCCTCCAGCTGGCCGTCGAGTGCGCCGCCCACACCCACGGGCACGCCACCGCCCAGCTCGCGGCCGGAGCGCTCGCCGTGATGGTGCACGGACTGGCTCGCGGGGAGACCCTGGACGGTTCGGTCCAGCGCACTCTGGCGCTGCTCGCCGAACGGCCGGGCGGCGAGCAGGTCACCGACGCGCTGAGGCAGGCGCTCGGCTCCGTACGCCAGGGGATCCCCGGGCCCGCCCTCATCGAGGCGCTCGGCGACACCGACTCCGCGGAGGAGGTGCTCGCCGTGGCGCTGTACTGCGCTCTGGTCGGCGAGGACATGCGTCACGGTCTGCGGCTCGCCGTGAACCACTCCGGGCCCTCCGCGGCCACGGGAGCCGTCTGCGGGGCCCTTCTGGGGGCGCTGCACGGCGAGACGGCGCTGCCGCCGGGCTGGCTGGCGGAACTGGAGGGGCGCTCGACCCTCCTCGAACTCTCCGACGACTTCGCGATGGAGATGACCCAGGGGCCGGCCCTGCACAGTCCCACCGCGGCCGCCCCGGGTTGGCTGGCCCGCTATCCCCGGGACTGA
- a CDS encoding sodium:solute symporter family protein has protein sequence MNSLDWAVLIGYFGVMVAIGLWSHKRVDNVSDFFTAGGKMPWWLSGISHHMSGYSAVMFTGYAGIAYQYGVTSFVTWSLPIAIGIGIGAKLFAPRLNRLRSRLHVASPLEYLKNRYNIPTQQALAWSGLLLKIVDVGAKWAAIATLLSVFTGITLTQGIFITGAITAVYCTVGGLWADALTELGQFIIQLFAGLAMLFIAMSKLGGFSSLWTVWDKLPEGHTSPTAGPYTVTFLLAYLFIKTFEYNGGMWNQAQRYMATDSARSATRSARLSAVLWLVWPTVLFFPMWVAPLLVEAKKPDASDSYALMTEQLLPHGLLGLVVVGFFSHTMAMCSSDANAISAVFTRDIAPVLSKSARTWSDRSGLLAARLSTLAFLGLSMALATQINSPTFKDIISVVIKWVAGLMGPIAIPFMLGLLRRFRRSGPTAALTSWAAGLLAFYLTNYNFDGSVKTDVALQYQVALPLAISLVLYIAIGFIKPEDTPERDALIDLINSDDGGPEGGASAAALPLQKSGPGSTGVVEGVKD, from the coding sequence ATGAACAGTCTCGACTGGGCCGTGCTCATCGGATACTTCGGTGTGATGGTCGCGATCGGACTCTGGTCGCACAAGCGCGTGGACAACGTCAGCGACTTCTTCACGGCCGGCGGCAAGATGCCGTGGTGGCTGTCGGGCATCTCGCACCACATGTCCGGGTACAGCGCGGTGATGTTCACCGGCTACGCCGGGATCGCGTACCAGTACGGTGTCACGTCCTTCGTGACCTGGTCGCTGCCGATCGCGATCGGCATCGGGATCGGCGCGAAGCTCTTCGCCCCCCGGCTCAACCGGCTGCGTTCGCGGCTGCACGTCGCCTCGCCGCTCGAATACCTGAAGAACCGCTACAACATCCCGACCCAGCAGGCCCTGGCCTGGTCCGGTCTGCTGCTGAAGATCGTGGACGTCGGTGCCAAGTGGGCGGCCATCGCCACCCTGCTCTCCGTCTTCACCGGCATCACCCTGACCCAGGGCATCTTCATCACGGGTGCCATCACCGCCGTGTACTGCACGGTCGGCGGACTGTGGGCCGACGCGCTCACCGAGCTCGGACAGTTCATCATCCAGCTCTTCGCCGGTCTGGCCATGCTCTTCATCGCCATGAGCAAGCTGGGCGGCTTCAGCTCGCTGTGGACGGTCTGGGACAAGCTGCCCGAGGGCCACACGAGCCCGACGGCCGGCCCGTACACGGTGACGTTCCTGCTGGCGTACCTCTTCATCAAGACCTTCGAGTACAACGGCGGCATGTGGAACCAGGCCCAGCGCTACATGGCCACGGACTCCGCTCGCTCCGCCACCCGTTCGGCCCGGCTCTCGGCCGTGCTGTGGCTGGTCTGGCCGACGGTGCTCTTCTTCCCGATGTGGGTCGCCCCGCTGCTCGTCGAGGCCAAGAAGCCCGACGCGTCCGACAGTTACGCCCTGATGACCGAGCAGTTGCTGCCGCACGGACTGCTGGGTCTGGTCGTCGTCGGCTTCTTCTCGCACACGATGGCCATGTGCTCCTCCGACGCCAACGCCATCTCGGCGGTCTTCACCCGTGACATCGCACCGGTCCTCTCGAAGTCGGCCCGCACCTGGAGCGACCGCAGCGGTCTGCTGGCCGCGCGGCTGTCCACCCTCGCCTTCCTCGGGCTCTCGATGGCACTGGCGACCCAGATCAACTCGCCGACGTTCAAGGACATCATCTCGGTCGTCATCAAGTGGGTGGCCGGGCTCATGGGCCCGATCGCGATCCCGTTCATGCTGGGCCTGCTGCGCAGGTTCCGCCGTTCCGGGCCCACCGCGGCGCTCACCAGCTGGGCGGCCGGGCTGCTCGCCTTCTACCTCACCAACTACAACTTCGACGGTTCGGTGAAGACGGACGTAGCCCTGCAGTACCAGGTGGCGCTGCCGCTGGCGATCTCCCTCGTGCTCTACATCGCCATCGGGTTCATCAAGCCCGAGGACACTCCGGAGCGCGACGCGCTGATCGATCTGATCAACTCGGACGACGGGGGCCCCGAGGGCGGAGCCTCGGCTGCGGCCCTCCCGCTGCAGAAGTCCGGACCCGGAAGCACGGGGGTCGTGGAGGGCGTGAAGGACTGA
- a CDS encoding DUF397 domain-containing protein encodes MAILQGATENWTKSSYSGGNGACVEVKSPVTQAIAVRDSKAPEGPSLSFVSGAWNTFVSDVASGSINA; translated from the coding sequence ATGGCCATTCTTCAGGGTGCTACGGAAAACTGGACGAAGTCGTCGTACTCCGGCGGCAACGGTGCGTGCGTCGAAGTGAAGTCGCCCGTCACACAGGCCATCGCCGTGCGCGACTCGAAGGCGCCCGAGGGCCCCTCGCTCTCCTTCGTGTCCGGAGCGTGGAACACCTTCGTGAGTGACGTCGCGTCGGGCTCGATCAACGCCTGA